The genomic region TGAGGTTATCAATTATGGTGTGTCAATCGATAAGCTGGCTCAGATGCTAGAGTCTGGACAGATGAGATTTGACGTTTAAGTTTCAGAGGGTCAAAAATGGAAATCAACCACTTTTTAAAGAGACCCGTATTTTTTCTGCTTGAACAGCACCTGCGCCTTTTTGTAAAGTGCTTTGCGTCCGACGCTTTCGTTACCGTAGCGCTGTATCAGTTCGTCGTATTTTTTGATCTGCCCGGTTGCATTGCTCTCCTGCTCTTCAAAAAAGAGGCCGTCTTTTGCACGCCGCACTTCCGCGACGTAATCTCCGTATTTGTATGTTTTGAGGTATTCGTTGAACCGTTTGAGCGCTTCGCTCTTGCGGTCTGCCTGAGCAAGACGCAGCCCGAGATTTTTCAACAGTACTTCGTGCTCGGCGCTTTTGGGATCGGCACCGTTGAGAAGTGATTCGGCGATTCGTATTCCCGTCTTAAAATCTTTGCGGTATACGAACGTATCGGACATGTTGATCGCATCGTTGCGCACTTTCGTAAAATATTTCGGATTGGCTTTGATGATTTTGTCGGCATATTCGGCCGCTTTGTCCGTATTCCCGCCGCTCAGTTCCATCTGCGCGAGCCTGAACGCCGCCTGGGATGCGACATCGACGTCCTGGGTCGTATCCAGCGCTTTCTGGTAATAGTACATGGCGCGTTTGGGCGATCCGCCGAATTCAACCTGCTTGGCCTTGTAAATCATTCCCACGGCGGCGAAAGGGCTGTCGCCGTGTTCCTTGAACAGACGGTCGTAGAAATAATCGGCATCCGCCGTCTGTCCGAGTTTCCCGTAGGCATTGGCCGTGTCGGCGAGGACTTCGGCGACATGCTGATCGGACGAATAATCGCGCAGAAACTGTTTGGCGATCTCGACGACCTTTTCATGGTTCCCGCGCTCGTGATAGGCCCGGATCTGATGAAGCATCAGCTCACTTCGGAATACCGTTTTCGGGTAATGTTGCAGGGTGTACTCGGCCAAATCCAGTACCTGTGCATAGTCTTTGGCGTCATATGCCTTTTTCATATGCATGTAGTCGGTAACGTCCTGGGCCCGCGTAATTTTGATCGGATTGCCCTTAAGGTCGAGTCCTCCGACATAGGGCTCGATGTTCTTTTCGATTCGGACCGGAAAATTGATGGCCGACGATCTCGGCGGCGGCGCATCAAGCAGAGGGGGTATATACTCATACCCCATCACGGTCCACTGTTTCGCTTTCGCCGTCTGCGCGGCATAAGTCTGCGTCGATTTCGCGAGACTGAAGGCGACGGGATAGAGTTTCATTTTTTTCTTGGGGAAAATCGAGACCGTATAGCCTTTGGAAGTTGCGGCTCCGGTAATTTTGAAATGGGCGTTTTCGATCGGTGAGAATTTTTTCGGCGAAAGGGGGGAAAAACGGCAATCGATCCGTTTGGTTTCGTCGAACTCGTTGTTCAGGGCACGACATTCAAAGGGGATATTGTCCTGAAGGTGCAGAATACTGTAGGGCCTGGAATCTTCTTTACCGCTTTGGAGCGTGAGCTCCATCGCAAAAAGGGGAAAGCAGAGGGATAGAGCTATCCAGTACCGCACTATTCCCCCTTTCGTAAGATGATTAATAACCGCTATTATACACGAATAAAGTTATGACTTCCAACAACGGATTGACCGCGAAAACGGCAAAAATCGTTCCGACGGCCGCGACACCGATAATCGTTTTGAGCGAAAGCGATGCGTTCATCAGGTAGTATTTATCGTACCCGACCATCGGCTCCTTCATGAACATGAAAACGATCAGTTTGAGGTAGTAATATCCCGCGATCGCCGAGTTAAGCGCCATAATCAGCGCCAGCAGCGTATAACCGGCACTGACGGCGGAGCCGATCATGTACATTTTGCCCCAGAACAGGCCAAAAGGCGGAATACCCGCCAGAGAGAGCATAAACAGACCCATCATGATCGCCGCCATCGGCATCGTTTTGACCATTCCCGAGAATTTTTCGTAAGGGTGGTCGGAACTCTGCCCCGGAAGAAGGTTCTTCTGACGGTTGACCCACAGCATGGTGAAAGCCCCGAGATTGGTGAAACTAAACAGCGCCCAGTACAGGAAAAGACCCGTGTTGGCCTGCGTCGTACCGATCAGGATCGCCGCCATGACGAATCCGGCATGGGAAATCGAACTGTAGGCGAGCATCCGCTTGACATCGGTCTGGACCAATGCCCAGATGTTGGCGGCGGTCATGGTCACGACGACCCCGATATAGAGGATCACCTGCAACCATACCACACCGCTGTGGACGAGGAACTCGAACAAACGCATCGCGACGACGAACGCCGCGATTTTCGGAACGATCGACATGTATCCGGCAAGCGCCGCGGACGACCCTTCGTAAACGTCGGGAGTCCAGGTGTGAAACGGTACCATCGAGAGTTTGAACCCGAATGCCGCGATCATGAAAGTGACGGCGATCAGGACGTATCCGATGTTGCTGTAGTGATCTTCCGCAAGGACGGTGGCGATCTGGTTGATCTCGACCGAACCGCTGATCGCGTAGAGAATCATTGCACCGAACGCGTAAAAACCGGCCGCAAGCGCACCCATCGTAAAATATTTGACCGCCGCTTCAAACGATTTGGAGCGGTTGTGCAGCGCGATAAGGGTATAAAGCGCCAGTGAAGCCGTTTCCAATCCGACGAAGACAAGAATCAGGTTGTCGGTGGCGACCATGAACTGGAAACCCGCGATCATGAACAAGAACAGGGCGAAATACTCCGGATAGTTGTACTCGTGAAACCGTTTGGAGGTAAGTGCCAACGGAATAAAGAGCATCGAACCGGCCACGATGATGATCTGGGAAAGGATCGCGATCCCGTCCATCAGCATGACGTCGAAAAATCCAAGCACCGTTCCGTTTTTCAGGAAGACACCCCCGAAATCGATCAGGGCCCCCAAATCCAGAAGCAAGAACAACAAGGCGACCATGACGTACAGAGACTTGTGGAGTCCCTCTTTGACCAAATCGATCATCAGGATCGACAGTGCACCGACAATGGCGATGAGCATCGGAGCGAGCGTCGCGAGGTTCAGCGACGCCAGCGATACGTTAACGGGCTCCAACATTAGTGTGCCTCCTGCATTGTAATGATCCCGTTCGACTCGGAGAGGTTCGGGATACGCGCCTTGGCTTCGGCGCTTTGCGCTTTGTCGTGCATCA from Campylobacterota bacterium harbors:
- a CDS encoding tetratricopeptide repeat protein, whose translation is MRYWIALSLCFPLFAMELTLQSGKEDSRPYSILHLQDNIPFECRALNNEFDETKRIDCRFSPLSPKKFSPIENAHFKITGAATSKGYTVSIFPKKKMKLYPVAFSLAKSTQTYAAQTAKAKQWTVMGYEYIPPLLDAPPPRSSAINFPVRIEKNIEPYVGGLDLKGNPIKITRAQDVTDYMHMKKAYDAKDYAQVLDLAEYTLQHYPKTVFRSELMLHQIRAYHERGNHEKVVEIAKQFLRDYSSDQHVAEVLADTANAYGKLGQTADADYFYDRLFKEHGDSPFAAVGMIYKAKQVEFGGSPKRAMYYYQKALDTTQDVDVASQAAFRLAQMELSGGNTDKAAEYADKIIKANPKYFTKVRNDAINMSDTFVYRKDFKTGIRIAESLLNGADPKSAEHEVLLKNLGLRLAQADRKSEALKRFNEYLKTYKYGDYVAEVRRAKDGLFFEEQESNATGQIKKYDELIQRYGNESVGRKALYKKAQVLFKQKKYGSL
- the nuoN gene encoding NADH-quinone oxidoreductase subunit NuoN, translating into MLEPVNVSLASLNLATLAPMLIAIVGALSILMIDLVKEGLHKSLYVMVALLFLLLDLGALIDFGGVFLKNGTVLGFFDVMLMDGIAILSQIIIVAGSMLFIPLALTSKRFHEYNYPEYFALFLFMIAGFQFMVATDNLILVFVGLETASLALYTLIALHNRSKSFEAAVKYFTMGALAAGFYAFGAMILYAISGSVEINQIATVLAEDHYSNIGYVLIAVTFMIAAFGFKLSMVPFHTWTPDVYEGSSAALAGYMSIVPKIAAFVVAMRLFEFLVHSGVVWLQVILYIGVVVTMTAANIWALVQTDVKRMLAYSSISHAGFVMAAILIGTTQANTGLFLYWALFSFTNLGAFTMLWVNRQKNLLPGQSSDHPYEKFSGMVKTMPMAAIMMGLFMLSLAGIPPFGLFWGKMYMIGSAVSAGYTLLALIMALNSAIAGYYYLKLIVFMFMKEPMVGYDKYYLMNASLSLKTIIGVAAVGTIFAVFAVNPLLEVITLFVYNSGY